Proteins encoded by one window of Anopheles maculipalpis chromosome 2RL, idAnoMacuDA_375_x, whole genome shotgun sequence:
- the LOC126558959 gene encoding MICOS complex subunit Mic27 has protein sequence MFRSASTKVAPVLLGAVAVNASAGAEAPKPKEEPNKMVCKPSELPLYRPLNQKIDCECHHRKLESTGPASVLEEGFRTIRVQVQEASKLVDDQKKQLVDLYEEGKKQTKFINDYLHQEDNTMPRVGAIAIGGLAGLIFGLRGGFFKRIIYTSIGSGSVASICYPQEAEMYAQHGLVEAKKYATIGYNFVYGVKPGDKQLELPTIPTNLGELKDSVSGLAKSAYDAVFPEKK, from the exons ATGTTCCGTTCGGCGAGCACTAAAGTGGCGCCCGTGCTGCTTGGCGCGGTGGCTGTAAATGCCAGTGCCGGTGCAGAGGCACCGAAACCTAAGGAAGAGCCAAATAAAATGGTCTGCAAACCATCCGAACTACCACTCTATCGACCACTGAACCAGAAGATTGATTGTGAATGTCATCATCGCAAACTGGAGTCGACCGGACCTGCGTCCGTACTCGAAGAAGGATTCAGAACTATCCGGGTCCAGGTGCAGGAAGCATCCAAACTAGTCGACGATCAAAAGAAGCAACTGGTTGATCTGtacgaggaaggaaaaaagcaaacaaagt TTATTAACGATTATCTGCACCAGGAAGACAACACAATGCCACGTGTTGGAGCGATTGCAATCGGTGGTTTGGCCGGTCTGATCTTCGGTCTGCGAGGAGGCTTCTTCAAACGTATCATCTACACTTCGATTGGTTCCGGTAGTGTAGCGTCGATCTGCTACCCACAGGAAGCTGAAATGTACGCGCAGCACGGTTTGGTTGAGGCGAAAAAGTATGCCACAATCGGGTATAACTTCGTGTACGGCGTTAAACCAGGCGATAAGCAGCTAGAATTGCCCacaataccgaccaatttgGGCGAACTGAAAGACAGCGTATCTGGGTTGGCAAAATCGGCTTACGACGCAGTATTCCCAGAGAAGAAATGA
- the LOC126558860 gene encoding trypsin delta-like, giving the protein MKQVTSLVLLVLFCTNAVLAGKANETKANGASQSGRIINGYEVNIDNYRYPLSLWTDGSFTCGASIITASHALTAAHCVDTVVSSPWRVTLYGGSSYLNSPAVRIPVGRIAVHPYYNPRYSYNYDAAVLTVPSNAFAGKPNMAGIALQNSDVPAGTPCFVVGWGRYALNSQSPSNSLRYTNLYIVSESDCSASFQVTSDQVCARNYYNMETCSGDSGSALVCNGRLTGLVSYGLGGSYECTSAAPTVFAKVLGPSIRDFIRRQTGI; this is encoded by the exons ATGAAGCAAGTTACTAGTCTAGTGCTTTTGGTACTGTTCTGCACCAATGCAGTGCTGGCAGGAAAGGCCAACGAAACTAAGGCGAATGGAGCATCACAATCTGGACGCATTATCAACGGCTATGAAGTGAACATCGATAACTACAGATATCCACTGAGTCTTTGGACGGACGGCAGTTTCACCTGTGGTGCTAGTATTATCACGGCTTCACACGCTCTGACCGCCGCTCATTGTGTCGATACGGTTGTAAGCAGCCCTTGGAGG GTAACTTTGTACGGAGGCAGTTCTTACCTCAATAGTCCAGCCGTTCGAATCCCAGTGGGTAGAATAGCTGTTCATCCTTACTACAATCCCAGATATTCTTACAATTACGATGCCGCTGTTTTAACGGTGCCTTCGAACGCCTTCGCCGGCAAGCCAAATATGGCTGGGATTGCACTCCAGAACAGTGATGTACCTGCTGGTACACCATGTTTCGTAGTTGGATGGGGAAGATACGCTCTTAACAGCCAATCACCTTCAAACAGCTTGCGCTACACGAACTTGTACATTGTGTCGGAGAGTGATTGTTCTGCATCATTCCAAGTAACTTCAGA CCAGGTGTGCGCCAGGAACTATTATAACATGGAGACATGCAGTGGAGATAGCGGCAGTGCTCTCGTGTGTAATGGAAGACTAACAGGGCTCGTTTCATATGGCTTGGGGGGTTCCTACGAATGTACCAGCGCAGCACCAACAGTATTCGCGAAGGTTCTTGGACCCAGCATTCGTGACTTCATTCGACGCCAAACGGGAATCTAA